In Candidatus Binataceae bacterium, the following proteins share a genomic window:
- the lysS gene encoding lysine--tRNA ligase — protein sequence MAGASQAGSARQTPQSADMWPYEEAQKLKERVASYEPSRPVVFQSGFGPSGLPHLGTLAEILRPSYVRRAFETLDSERPTKLVVFIDDMDGLRKVPENVPNRERMVPHLGKPVSRIEDPFGDCHRSFAAHMVSLLDDFLSPVEVAYQLILSSEMYASGGFDDALKLILQKHREIIAIVAPTLREENRKGWSPFMPICPNCGQVNSTLVTAYHPDRGTVEFSCERAFGGAHGCAFKGEQSVLGGNAKVQWKVDWALRWFVLKVDYELYGKDLTDSVRLSGPIVKLLGGRPPLGFPFEMFLDEEGHKVSKSVGRGVTVDQWRRYAPIEVLKFFLLLNPRRARKLFLESIPQYVDEYLDALREYSAANKETQANSPLGFVLQSKSPRQFRSELSFGMMMNLVAALGSSDREFIWNYLVRYDAAIAGDPETEAMGRGLIECTLNFYRDFIEPNKTPYAPTDAERAQLASLAEWLRANPDSNAEDIEKQIYDLGRANYDKPGKIFPLIYRSTLGQERGPRLGAFIRLATPARFVELVDAAIARTA from the coding sequence ATGGCGGGTGCGTCACAGGCAGGAAGTGCGCGGCAGACTCCTCAAAGCGCCGATATGTGGCCCTACGAGGAGGCGCAGAAACTCAAGGAACGCGTCGCTTCCTACGAACCCTCGCGGCCGGTGGTCTTTCAGAGCGGCTTCGGGCCGTCGGGCCTGCCTCATCTCGGCACGCTGGCCGAGATTCTGCGGCCGTCCTACGTCCGCCGTGCCTTCGAGACCCTCGACTCGGAGCGGCCGACCAAGCTCGTCGTCTTCATCGACGATATGGATGGCCTGCGCAAAGTGCCGGAGAACGTACCGAATCGCGAGCGGATGGTGCCGCATCTGGGCAAGCCCGTCTCGCGCATCGAAGATCCCTTCGGCGATTGCCATCGCAGTTTCGCCGCACACATGGTCAGCCTGCTTGACGATTTTCTTTCGCCCGTCGAAGTCGCATACCAGCTGATCCTGTCCTCGGAGATGTACGCGAGCGGCGGCTTTGACGACGCGCTCAAGCTGATTCTGCAAAAGCATCGCGAGATAATCGCGATCGTCGCGCCCACGCTGCGCGAAGAAAATCGTAAAGGATGGTCGCCGTTCATGCCGATCTGCCCCAACTGCGGGCAGGTCAACTCGACCCTCGTCACGGCGTATCATCCCGATCGCGGCACGGTCGAGTTCTCATGCGAACGCGCCTTCGGCGGCGCTCACGGATGCGCCTTCAAAGGCGAGCAGAGCGTGCTCGGCGGCAATGCCAAGGTGCAGTGGAAGGTCGATTGGGCCCTGCGCTGGTTCGTGCTCAAGGTTGACTACGAGTTATACGGCAAGGATCTGACCGACTCGGTGCGGCTCTCGGGGCCAATCGTGAAGCTGCTCGGCGGGCGGCCGCCGCTCGGATTCCCGTTCGAGATGTTCCTCGACGAGGAAGGCCACAAGGTTTCGAAGTCGGTCGGGCGCGGCGTGACGGTCGATCAATGGCGCCGCTATGCGCCGATCGAGGTGCTCAAGTTTTTCCTGCTGCTCAACCCACGCCGGGCGCGCAAGCTCTTCCTCGAATCGATTCCGCAGTACGTCGACGAATACCTCGACGCGCTGCGCGAGTACTCCGCAGCCAACAAGGAGACGCAGGCCAACTCGCCGCTGGGTTTCGTGCTGCAGAGCAAGAGCCCGCGCCAGTTCAGGAGCGAGCTCAGCTTCGGGATGATGATGAACCTGGTGGCGGCGCTGGGCAGCTCCGATCGCGAATTCATTTGGAATTATCTGGTCCGCTACGACGCCGCGATCGCCGGCGATCCTGAGACCGAAGCAATGGGCCGCGGGCTGATTGAATGCACGCTGAATTTCTATCGCGATTTTATCGAGCCCAACAAAACGCCTTATGCGCCGACCGACGCGGAGCGCGCGCAGCTCGCCTCGCTCGCGGAATGGCTTCGCGCGAATCCGGATTCTAACGCCGAGGACATCGAAAAGCAGATCTACGATCTCGGGCGCGCCAACTACGACAAGCCGGGCAAGATTTTTCCACTGATTTATCGCTCGACATTGGGGCAGGAGCGCGGCCCGCGCCTGGGTGCGTTCATCCGGCTCGCAACGCCGGCGCGCTTCGTCGAGCTGGTCGACGCGGCAATCGCGCGCACCGCGTAA
- the larE gene encoding ATP-dependent sacrificial sulfur transferase LarE, translating into MTQALQDKLERIRAIFSPMKSVIVAFSGGVDSTFVMRVAHDTIGERALGLTTTSPTMPDQDRESAMNMAALIGARHLVIESNELEVPGYAQNPLNRCYLCKHNLFTVCEAKAAELGIDEIVDGLNLDDLHDYRPGMQAASEKRVRHPLVEAELTKAEIRELSRAMGLPTWDRPASPCLSSRFPYGTEITPEGLHRVGEGEKVLHELGFKVARVRYHGDVARLELEQSEIARAFEPRIRDTIERELKKLGFRFIAIDLKGFRSGSLNEGVIATASPQRAPE; encoded by the coding sequence ATGACCCAGGCATTGCAGGACAAGCTCGAACGGATACGCGCGATCTTCAGCCCGATGAAGTCGGTGATCGTGGCGTTCTCGGGCGGCGTCGATTCGACATTCGTCATGCGCGTAGCGCACGACACGATTGGCGAGCGCGCGCTCGGGCTCACGACGACCTCGCCGACGATGCCCGACCAGGACCGCGAATCGGCGATGAATATGGCGGCGCTGATCGGCGCGCGTCATCTCGTGATCGAGTCCAACGAGCTCGAGGTTCCCGGCTACGCGCAGAATCCGCTCAACCGATGCTACCTGTGCAAGCACAACCTGTTCACTGTTTGTGAAGCGAAGGCCGCCGAGCTCGGCATCGACGAAATCGTTGACGGGCTGAATCTCGACGACTTGCACGATTATCGGCCCGGGATGCAGGCCGCGTCGGAAAAGCGCGTGCGCCATCCGTTGGTCGAGGCCGAGCTGACCAAGGCCGAGATCCGCGAGTTGTCGCGCGCGATGGGCCTGCCGACATGGGACCGCCCGGCGTCGCCATGCCTGTCGTCGCGGTTTCCATACGGCACGGAGATCACGCCCGAAGGACTGCATCGCGTTGGCGAAGGCGAGAAAGTGCTGCACGAGCTCGGCTTCAAAGTCGCCCGCGTCCGCTACCACGGCGACGTCGCACGGCTCGAGCTCGAGCAAAGCGAAATTGCGAGAGCATTCGAGCCGCGGATTCGCGACACGATCGAACGCGAGCTGAAAAAGCTCGGCTTCCGCTTCATCGCGATAGATCTCAAGGGCTTCCGCTCGGGCTCGCTCAACGAAGGTGTCATCGCCACAGCTTCGCCGCAGCGCGCTCCGGAATAA
- the cysK gene encoding cysteine synthase A — MPVSVAQSPLDLIGHTPVVRLNRIPGPNDAEVWAKLENFNPGGSVKDRICLGMIEAAEKAGRIKPGDTIVEPTSGNTGIGLALVAAVKGYRLILTMPDTMSEERRSLLVAYGAQLVLTPDTRGMHGAIAKAEELCRENPSYFMPQQFSNAANPDMHYKSTGPELIEQFPSLDAFVAGVGTGGTITGAGRYLREHSKTRVHIVAVEPRNSPVLSGGEPGFHKIQGIGAGFVPKNLDTSVYDEVIPVSDEDATIYSRRLAREEGLLVGISSGANCCAAIQIAKRLGKGKIVVVVFCDTGERYLTTDLFQAEGI; from the coding sequence ATGCCCGTCAGCGTTGCGCAATCGCCGCTCGATCTCATCGGCCACACGCCAGTCGTGCGCCTTAACAGGATTCCCGGTCCTAACGACGCTGAAGTGTGGGCGAAGCTCGAGAACTTCAACCCGGGCGGCAGCGTCAAGGACCGCATCTGTCTCGGGATGATCGAAGCGGCCGAAAAGGCAGGCCGGATCAAGCCCGGCGATACCATTGTCGAGCCGACCTCGGGCAACACCGGTATCGGCCTCGCCCTGGTCGCGGCTGTCAAAGGCTATCGGCTGATCTTGACGATGCCCGATACGATGAGCGAGGAGCGGCGCTCACTGCTGGTCGCGTATGGCGCCCAGCTCGTGCTCACGCCCGACACCCGCGGCATGCATGGCGCGATCGCCAAGGCCGAGGAGCTGTGCCGCGAGAATCCCAGCTACTTCATGCCGCAGCAGTTCAGCAACGCCGCCAATCCCGACATGCATTACAAGAGCACAGGACCCGAGCTTATCGAGCAGTTCCCGTCGCTCGATGCCTTCGTCGCGGGAGTTGGCACCGGGGGAACCATTACCGGCGCGGGGCGCTACCTGCGCGAGCATTCGAAGACTCGCGTGCATATCGTCGCCGTCGAGCCGCGCAACTCGCCCGTGCTGTCTGGCGGCGAGCCGGGCTTTCACAAGATCCAGGGTATCGGCGCGGGCTTCGTGCCGAAGAACCTCGACACCAGCGTCTATGACGAAGTGATTCCAGTCAGCGACGAAGACGCGACGATTTATTCGCGGCGTCTCGCGCGCGAAGAGGGCCTGCTGGTCGGCATCTCGTCGGGCGCCAACTGCTGCGCCGCGATCCAGATCGCCAAGCGCCTGGGCAAGGGCAAAATCGTAGTCGTCGTGTTCTGCGATACCGGCGAGCGTTACCTGACGACCGATCTTTTCCAGGCCGAGGGCATCTGA
- a CDS encoding glycosyltransferase family 9 protein — MRTLRKVLETVVKLPSKVVIQLATSSARVLVIFPGALGDLVCAGPALDAIARANPGAKIELMAKPELARFAAGRFRIARGHSIDRSEVAALFSGETAEAREFFSQFRRLYSYLAYDDSGFRDRLERYAPGRTTCLPFRPPGAGHVAAEYLKMIDKDADVSTFRIVVAADDLNAAASALRFAGIGPDEPFVAIFPGSGSRAKNWPIGNYLNLATSMPDGTRPVFILGPAEEDLALIMSGLGLPLLSGLELPVVAGIARMAAAFVGNDSGVSHLAAAVGTPGVAIFGPTSPDRWRPIGEVTIVAHQSLESTTTDDIASALRERLQRSERFQTRVKE; from the coding sequence ATGCGAACACTGCGGAAAGTGCTCGAAACCGTGGTTAAGTTACCCTCGAAGGTCGTTATCCAGTTGGCTACGTCATCGGCGCGCGTACTCGTCATTTTCCCTGGGGCGTTGGGTGACCTTGTCTGTGCTGGTCCCGCCTTGGATGCGATCGCGCGGGCAAATCCCGGCGCGAAGATTGAACTGATGGCCAAGCCGGAGCTGGCGCGATTCGCGGCCGGCCGGTTTCGCATCGCGCGGGGACATTCAATCGATCGGAGCGAGGTGGCGGCGCTGTTCAGTGGCGAAACCGCCGAGGCGCGCGAATTTTTCTCGCAATTCCGCCGTCTCTATTCGTACCTTGCCTACGACGATTCCGGGTTTCGCGACCGTCTCGAACGATACGCTCCCGGGCGCACGACGTGTCTGCCGTTTCGCCCCCCCGGCGCCGGCCACGTCGCGGCCGAGTATCTGAAAATGATTGATAAGGATGCCGATGTTTCGACTTTTCGCATCGTCGTTGCCGCCGATGATTTGAACGCCGCAGCATCGGCGCTGCGCTTCGCTGGAATCGGGCCGGATGAGCCCTTCGTCGCGATCTTTCCTGGCAGTGGTAGCCGGGCCAAGAATTGGCCGATCGGAAATTACCTGAACCTCGCGACCTCGATGCCTGACGGTACTCGGCCGGTGTTCATCCTCGGGCCGGCCGAAGAGGACTTGGCGCTCATCATGAGCGGCCTCGGACTCCCTTTGCTCAGCGGTCTCGAGCTCCCGGTCGTGGCGGGGATCGCACGGATGGCGGCGGCGTTCGTCGGCAACGATTCGGGCGTATCGCATCTTGCGGCGGCGGTCGGCACGCCCGGCGTTGCGATTTTCGGACCGACGAGTCCGGATCGTTGGCGTCCTATCGGAGAAGTTACTATTGTCGCCCATCAGTCGCTTGAATCGACAACCACCGACGATATCGCAAGCGCTCTCAGAGAACGGCTTCAACGATCGGAGCGATTCCAAACTCGAGTGAAGGAGTGA
- the htpX gene encoding zinc metalloprotease HtpX, with protein sequence MVIEYARELRCGLEQMIMSSFFKTSLLLGLMTGLLMVIGGLLGGRQGVALALVFAAVLNFFSYWFSDKLVLRAYGAQEIDASSAPEVYSIVQELATEAHIPMPRLYMIDTDTPNAFATGRNPNHAAVAVTRGIMRICTRDEIKGVLGHELSHVINRDILTSSIAATLAGAVMMIGTWIRWGAIFGMGERDDEEGGIAGLLIAGLLAPIAASLIQLAISRTREYQADASGARLTHNPLLLANALRKLEAANERMPLPASPATAHLFIVNPLSAAGMARLFSTHPPIEERIRRLEQMAAKGVN encoded by the coding sequence TTGGTCATCGAATACGCCCGAGAGCTGCGTTGCGGCCTGGAGCAGATGATCATGTCGAGCTTCTTCAAAACCTCGCTTTTACTTGGCCTGATGACCGGGCTGCTGATGGTGATCGGCGGGCTGCTTGGAGGTCGCCAAGGTGTGGCGCTGGCGTTGGTATTCGCCGCGGTCCTGAATTTCTTCAGCTACTGGTTCTCGGACAAACTCGTGCTGCGGGCATATGGCGCGCAGGAGATCGACGCGTCGAGCGCGCCCGAGGTTTACTCGATCGTGCAGGAACTCGCGACCGAGGCGCACATCCCGATGCCGCGCCTCTACATGATCGACACCGACACGCCCAACGCCTTTGCGACCGGACGCAATCCGAATCACGCCGCGGTCGCGGTAACGCGCGGAATCATGCGGATTTGCACGCGCGATGAAATCAAAGGCGTGCTCGGCCATGAGCTGTCGCACGTGATCAATCGCGACATCCTGACCAGCTCGATCGCGGCCACGCTCGCGGGCGCCGTGATGATGATCGGGACGTGGATACGGTGGGGCGCGATCTTCGGAATGGGCGAGCGCGACGACGAGGAAGGCGGTATCGCCGGCCTGCTGATCGCCGGCCTGCTCGCGCCGATCGCCGCGTCGCTGATTCAGCTTGCGATCTCACGCACCCGCGAATACCAGGCCGACGCCAGCGGCGCGCGGCTGACCCATAACCCGCTGCTGCTCGCCAATGCTTTGCGCAAGCTCGAAGCCGCAAACGAGCGGATGCCGTTGCCGGCTAGTCCCGCGACGGCGCATCTGTTTATCGTCAATCCGCTGAGCGCGGCTGGAATGGCGCGCCTGTTCTCGACTCATCCGCCGATCGAGGAACGAATCCGCAGGCTTGAACAGATGGCGGCAAAAGGCGTGAACTGA
- a CDS encoding DUF1844 domain-containing protein — MEDSEEKGKGFKVQDRRRFDAEGEARQDAEAQQAASAAHAAPEPPPPPPPPEAHEHLEMSFSTFLVGLSTEALVALGEMPDPVTGKRHRDLGAARQFIDIIGILRDKTRGNLDREEQNLIEAILFELRMKYVELAKPTAG, encoded by the coding sequence ATGGAAGATTCCGAAGAAAAGGGCAAAGGCTTCAAGGTTCAAGATCGCCGGCGATTCGACGCCGAGGGCGAGGCGCGGCAGGATGCCGAGGCTCAGCAGGCTGCGTCTGCCGCGCACGCTGCTCCCGAGCCGCCACCTCCGCCGCCACCCCCTGAGGCTCATGAGCATCTCGAAATGTCGTTTTCGACCTTCCTGGTGGGGCTTTCGACCGAGGCGTTGGTGGCGCTCGGCGAGATGCCCGATCCCGTCACCGGCAAGCGGCATCGCGACCTTGGCGCTGCACGTCAATTCATCGATATAATTGGGATCCTGCGCGACAAGACGCGCGGCAATCTCGATCGCGAGGAACAGAACCTCATCGAGGCGATTCTCTTTGAGTTGCGAATGAAATACGTTGAATTGGCGAAGCCGACCGCTGGCTGA
- a CDS encoding DegQ family serine endoprotease, whose protein sequence is MASQLPWTELPADNGRPKAQTLPDFVDLAAKLSPAVVNISTEEAEEGESSDEPEPHKHNPLEDFGEPQHSKSLGSGFIVSKDGYVLTNDHVVDHPSKITVTLQDGTIYIAKLIGHDEKSDIAVLKIAPKRDLPVAPLGNSDDVKVGQWVLAIGNPFGFDHSVTVGIVSAKGRFIPGNYDDFIQTDASINPGNSGGPLINLRGEVIGVNSAIYTRTGSSMGIGFAIPVNMVKQELAQLETAGKVTRGWLGVYIQPITPELAESLGLPDSRGALVAEVLKNGPAKSAGIKRGDVIVAFDNQVITDSRELPLLVGRAPLGEDATLKVIRDKHTLELPLKITESQEQELASAENQDKPDIGGPSPYGLHVKDLSPDLAHELGIDITSGVVVSSVQPGSRADEAGLRARDVIIEVNRQPILDVHSYEKALQEGGRDKIVLLLIKRAEKTEYIALKPEA, encoded by the coding sequence ATGGCGTCGCAACTGCCGTGGACGGAGCTGCCTGCCGATAACGGTCGCCCCAAGGCGCAGACGCTGCCCGACTTTGTCGATCTTGCCGCGAAGCTCAGCCCCGCCGTCGTCAACATCTCAACCGAAGAAGCGGAGGAGGGCGAATCCAGCGACGAGCCCGAGCCGCACAAGCACAACCCACTGGAGGATTTCGGCGAGCCGCAGCATTCCAAGAGCCTCGGTTCCGGCTTTATCGTCAGCAAGGACGGCTACGTGCTGACCAACGACCACGTCGTCGACCATCCGTCGAAGATCACCGTCACGCTTCAGGACGGAACGATCTACATCGCCAAGCTCATCGGGCACGACGAGAAGAGCGACATCGCCGTTCTGAAGATCGCGCCCAAGCGTGACCTGCCCGTCGCGCCGCTCGGCAACTCGGACGATGTGAAGGTCGGGCAGTGGGTGCTCGCGATCGGAAATCCGTTCGGCTTCGATCATTCGGTGACAGTCGGAATCGTGAGCGCCAAGGGCCGCTTCATCCCGGGCAACTACGACGATTTCATCCAGACCGACGCGTCGATAAATCCCGGCAACTCGGGCGGTCCGCTGATCAACCTGCGCGGCGAAGTGATCGGGGTGAACTCCGCGATTTACACCCGCACCGGCTCGAGCATGGGAATCGGGTTTGCGATCCCGGTCAACATGGTCAAGCAGGAGCTGGCGCAGCTCGAGACCGCGGGCAAAGTGACGCGCGGATGGCTTGGCGTCTATATCCAGCCGATCACGCCCGAGCTCGCCGAGTCGCTGGGACTGCCCGATTCGCGCGGCGCGCTCGTCGCCGAGGTTCTTAAGAATGGCCCCGCGAAATCGGCAGGTATCAAGCGCGGTGATGTAATCGTCGCGTTCGACAACCAGGTGATAACCGACTCACGCGAGCTGCCGTTGCTCGTCGGACGCGCTCCGCTCGGCGAAGACGCGACGCTCAAGGTCATTCGCGACAAGCATACGCTCGAGCTGCCGCTCAAGATCACTGAATCGCAGGAGCAGGAGCTCGCGTCGGCTGAGAACCAGGACAAGCCCGATATCGGCGGGCCGTCGCCCTACGGGCTACACGTCAAGGATTTGAGCCCCGACCTCGCGCACGAGCTGGGTATCGATATCACGAGCGGCGTCGTAGTCTCTTCGGTGCAGCCGGGAAGCCGCGCTGACGAGGCGGGTCTGCGCGCCCGCGATGTCATAATCGAGGTCAACCGTCAGCCGATCCTCGACGTGCATTCCTACGAAAAGGCACTGCAAGAGGGCGGCAGGGACAAGATCGTCCTCCTGCTGATTAAACGCGCCGAGAAGACCGAATACATCGCGCTCAAGCCCGAGGCGTGA
- a CDS encoding PBP1A family penicillin-binding protein, which yields MTVKRILKIVLLVFGLLVLFAVPPTLYLFFNYYHQLENEVVTRFSGKRWNIPSRVYSDSTLIYPGVTLKDIGFFERLARLNYHPVDPGKVAMRGEYNFDKPHGKLVIFLHSFSYPYRNFPGEMIQLDIKSDQIVSMEDPSSNHPIFSFELEPEMINGIFSGDWQQRHLVPLSQVPPSMIDAILAAEDHRFYEHHGIDVVRTIKAAYIDFTSHQVRQGGSTLTQQLMKNFFLTRERSYKRKIKEALMAYIAEQKYSKDDILENYINDIYLGQRGQEGIYGIFEASQYYYSKDPRDLTIAEMASIAGMISSPNRLNPLRHPDASRQRRNEVLASMMTDGYISKAAYDVAVAEPIHAREVFTENNDAPYFFDYVKKELEERYPPSVLDAEGLRIFTTLDVHTEKLAEHAIEKNLEDLEAKHAALRRREKKEQLESCLVSIEPQSGKIRAMVGGRDYQESQFNRVVQSKRQPGSVFKPVTYLAAFDETLSGGAEKLLPTSYIEDAPFTWQYGDMSWTPNNYKDRFFGHVTLEFALQESLNSATARLANDIGLDRIRAMAAKLGFGDLPNYPSIVLGGIEVSPMQVAQAYAIIANDGLEVHPYAITAVVDENGKVIEGHEFKAEQVISPELAYMGQFMLQQVINHGTGAGARTMGFTRPAAGKTGTTNDEKDAWFAGFTPNLLTIVWTGFDQKEVLGLTGAQASLPAWTAFMKAATASRPALDFVAPPDIVVERIDPTTGCKAGPNWPVAIMGVFPQDLAPTVACSIQKGGGTLTSIDSGAPPEPDGAADPND from the coding sequence ATGACCGTTAAAAGAATCCTCAAGATCGTGCTGCTCGTGTTTGGTCTGCTGGTGCTGTTCGCGGTGCCGCCCACGCTCTACCTGTTCTTCAACTACTACCATCAGCTCGAGAACGAGGTCGTCACGCGCTTCTCGGGTAAGCGCTGGAACATCCCGTCGCGCGTCTATTCCGATTCGACGCTGATCTACCCCGGCGTCACGCTCAAGGACATCGGTTTCTTCGAGCGCCTGGCGCGGCTCAATTACCATCCCGTCGATCCGGGCAAGGTCGCGATGCGCGGCGAGTACAACTTCGACAAGCCGCACGGCAAGCTCGTGATCTTCCTGCACAGCTTTTCGTACCCGTACCGCAACTTCCCGGGCGAAATGATCCAGCTCGATATCAAGAGCGACCAGATTGTCTCGATGGAAGATCCCTCGAGCAACCATCCGATCTTCTCCTTCGAGCTCGAGCCCGAAATGATCAACGGCATCTTCTCGGGCGATTGGCAGCAGCGCCATCTGGTTCCGCTCTCGCAGGTGCCGCCGTCGATGATCGACGCGATCCTCGCCGCCGAGGATCACCGCTTCTATGAGCATCACGGTATCGACGTGGTGCGCACGATCAAGGCCGCCTACATCGATTTCACCTCGCACCAGGTGCGCCAGGGCGGTTCGACGCTCACACAGCAGTTGATGAAGAACTTCTTCCTCACCCGCGAGCGCAGCTACAAGCGCAAGATCAAAGAAGCGCTGATGGCGTATATCGCGGAGCAGAAATATTCCAAGGACGATATCCTCGAAAACTACATCAACGATATTTATCTCGGTCAGCGCGGGCAGGAAGGTATCTACGGAATCTTCGAAGCCTCGCAATATTACTATTCCAAGGATCCGCGCGATTTGACGATCGCCGAGATGGCCTCGATTGCCGGCATGATCAGCTCGCCGAACCGGCTGAACCCGCTGAGGCATCCTGATGCGTCCCGTCAGCGCCGTAACGAAGTGCTCGCCTCGATGATGACTGACGGTTACATCAGCAAGGCCGCCTACGACGTAGCCGTGGCCGAGCCGATTCATGCGCGCGAGGTTTTTACCGAGAACAACGACGCGCCGTATTTCTTCGACTACGTGAAGAAGGAGCTCGAGGAGCGCTATCCGCCGTCGGTCCTCGACGCCGAGGGCCTGCGCATCTTCACCACCCTCGATGTGCATACGGAGAAGCTGGCCGAACATGCGATCGAGAAGAACCTCGAAGATCTTGAGGCCAAGCATGCGGCGCTCAGAAGGCGCGAGAAGAAGGAGCAACTCGAATCGTGCCTCGTTTCGATCGAGCCGCAGAGCGGCAAGATTCGCGCGATGGTCGGCGGCCGCGACTACCAGGAGAGCCAGTTCAATCGCGTCGTGCAGAGCAAGCGCCAGCCGGGATCGGTGTTCAAGCCGGTGACCTATCTGGCCGCGTTCGACGAAACGCTGAGTGGCGGTGCTGAGAAGCTGCTGCCGACCTCGTACATCGAGGATGCACCCTTCACGTGGCAGTACGGCGACATGAGCTGGACGCCCAACAATTACAAGGATCGTTTCTTCGGCCACGTCACGCTCGAGTTCGCGCTCCAGGAGTCGCTCAACTCGGCAACCGCGCGGCTGGCCAACGATATCGGGCTCGATCGCATCCGCGCGATGGCGGCGAAGCTGGGCTTCGGCGACCTGCCGAACTATCCGTCGATCGTTCTCGGCGGTATCGAAGTCTCGCCGATGCAGGTCGCGCAGGCCTACGCGATTATCGCCAACGACGGCCTCGAAGTTCACCCTTACGCGATAACCGCCGTCGTCGACGAAAACGGCAAGGTCATCGAAGGACACGAATTCAAGGCTGAGCAGGTGATCTCGCCCGAGCTCGCGTACATGGGCCAGTTCATGCTCCAGCAGGTGATCAATCACGGCACCGGCGCGGGCGCGCGTACGATGGGCTTCACGCGGCCGGCCGCGGGCAAGACCGGTACGACCAACGACGAGAAAGATGCATGGTTCGCAGGCTTCACGCCCAACCTGCTGACCATCGTATGGACCGGCTTCGACCAGAAGGAAGTGCTGGGTCTCACCGGCGCGCAAGCCTCGCTGCCGGCGTGGACCGCGTTCATGAAAGCCGCGACGGCCTCGCGCCCGGCGCTCGATTTTGTCGCGCCGCCCGACATCGTCGTAGAAAGAATCGACCCGACGACAGGCTGCAAAGCTGGGCCAAACTGGCCTGTCGCGATCATGGGCGTGTTCCCCCAGGACCTCGCGCCGACCGTAGCCTGTTCGATTCAGAAGGGCGGGGGCACGCTCACTTCAATTGATAGCGGAGCGCCGCCCGAGCCCGACGGCGCCGCGGATCCCAACGACTGA
- a CDS encoding tetratricopeptide repeat protein: MRLIVTARFALAILAASLALNGPALAFNEQSIGGADLPTPTATPSPVAGAASPGAAPSAAAAGSPAAPASPSDEDTSAAEESPSSAESPVAQGSEAAAASPAAEASPSSTPTDIPPALDIGAVAPSVQVSDAPLTNLIASAPNPARAASLRATEQARKELVAGHTDEAIRDLGSAVSIDAGNGYAYLYLGRAYIAKQNYTQAEAFLRRAEVSFGADPAWHSEALAFEGVALEEAGQQQQAVTAYQKALAIEPGNLTARVGATRLADYAPAAPVGVSTTEGNASLIQSPPQSAPPPEAPPEAEPPPPPPSGPPPEASPNN, encoded by the coding sequence ATGCGCCTGATAGTCACGGCGCGATTCGCGCTCGCAATTCTCGCCGCTTCGCTCGCGCTGAATGGACCGGCGCTGGCTTTCAACGAGCAGTCGATCGGCGGCGCCGATCTCCCGACTCCTACCGCAACGCCTTCGCCTGTGGCAGGCGCTGCTTCTCCGGGGGCCGCGCCGAGCGCCGCCGCGGCGGGATCGCCAGCCGCGCCAGCGTCCCCATCTGATGAAGATACTTCCGCTGCGGAAGAATCGCCTTCGAGTGCGGAATCGCCTGTGGCACAAGGCTCGGAAGCTGCGGCCGCCTCTCCCGCCGCCGAGGCATCGCCATCGTCAACGCCGACTGACATTCCGCCCGCGCTCGACATCGGCGCGGTCGCTCCGTCGGTGCAGGTCAGTGACGCGCCGCTGACGAACTTGATTGCGAGCGCGCCGAATCCCGCCCGAGCCGCCTCGCTGCGCGCGACCGAACAGGCCCGCAAGGAACTCGTCGCGGGCCACACCGACGAGGCGATCCGCGATCTCGGCAGCGCAGTCTCAATCGACGCGGGCAATGGCTACGCGTATCTCTACCTGGGTCGCGCTTACATCGCGAAACAGAACTACACGCAGGCCGAGGCATTCCTCAGGCGAGCCGAGGTCTCGTTCGGTGCCGACCCGGCGTGGCATAGCGAGGCGCTCGCGTTCGAGGGCGTCGCGCTCGAGGAAGCCGGTCAGCAACAGCAGGCCGTGACCGCGTACCAGAAGGCGCTCGCCATCGAGCCCGGAAATCTGACCGCGCGCGTGGGCGCGACCCGCCTCGCCGACTACGCGCCCGCGGCTCCCGTTGGTGTATCGACCACCGAGGGCAATGCCTCGCTCATCCAATCGCCTCCTCAGAGCGCACCACCTCCCGAAGCGCCGCCCGAGGCCGAGCCGCCTCCGCCGCCGCCGTCAGGTCCTCCGCCCGAGGCTTCGCCGAACAACTAG